One stretch of Sinomonas terrae DNA includes these proteins:
- a CDS encoding HAD family hydrolase, producing MPAQKYAYASARPAPQARPTEAAFFDVDNTLMRGASLFHVGRKMYERKVFTLRDAAGFAWKQFTFLLRGETLEDVHSIQSSALALAAGIRAEDVATVGYEVYDEMIESRIWPGTKALAEQHLRVGRRVWLVTATPIEIASVISERLGLTGALGTVAEIENGEYTGRIVGHILHGKAKAEAVAELAERESLDLKRCWAYSDSHNDIPLLSLVGHPVAINPDARLRHHANTHNWPIYDFRAGRRAATLGLKLATLGGAVYGLWRSYTRFRR from the coding sequence ATGCCCGCCCAGAAGTACGCGTATGCCTCGGCGCGCCCGGCTCCGCAGGCGCGGCCTACCGAGGCGGCGTTCTTCGACGTCGACAACACCCTCATGCGCGGCGCGAGCCTCTTCCATGTGGGCCGGAAGATGTACGAGCGCAAGGTCTTCACCCTCCGCGACGCGGCGGGGTTCGCGTGGAAGCAGTTCACGTTCCTCCTCCGGGGCGAAACCCTCGAAGACGTGCACTCGATTCAAAGCTCAGCCCTCGCGCTCGCGGCCGGCATCCGGGCCGAGGACGTCGCAACCGTCGGGTACGAGGTCTATGACGAGATGATCGAATCCCGGATCTGGCCCGGCACGAAGGCGCTCGCTGAGCAGCACCTGCGCGTTGGGCGGCGGGTGTGGCTTGTGACGGCGACGCCCATCGAGATCGCGTCCGTCATCTCGGAGCGGCTCGGGCTCACAGGCGCGCTCGGCACTGTCGCGGAGATCGAGAACGGCGAGTACACCGGGCGGATCGTGGGCCACATCCTGCATGGCAAAGCCAAGGCGGAAGCGGTGGCCGAGCTCGCGGAGCGGGAGAGCCTGGACCTCAAGCGCTGCTGGGCCTACTCGGACTCGCACAACGACATTCCGCTGCTCAGCCTCGTGGGCCATCCTGTGGCCATCAATCCCGACGCCCGCCTCCGCCACCACGCGAACACGCACAACTGGCCCATCTACGACTTCCGGGCGGGCCGACGCGCCGCGACCCTCGGCCTCAAGCTCGCGACCCTCGGCGGTGCGGTCTACGGACTCTGGCGCAGCTACACGCGCTTCCGACGCTAG
- a CDS encoding glutaredoxin family protein, which produces MHTPEIVLVTRRECHLCEAARDVVGRVAADIGASWSERLIDDDGDLAARFAEEVPVVLVDGVQRDFWKIDEARLRRTLAAASRTEQG; this is translated from the coding sequence ATGCACACCCCCGAGATCGTTCTGGTCACCCGTCGCGAGTGCCATCTGTGCGAGGCAGCGCGCGACGTCGTGGGCAGGGTTGCCGCGGACATCGGCGCCTCTTGGAGCGAGCGGCTCATTGACGACGACGGAGATCTTGCCGCGCGCTTCGCCGAGGAGGTTCCGGTGGTGCTCGTGGATGGCGTGCAGCGGGACTTCTGGAAGATCGATGAGGCACGACTTCGCCGCACGCTCGCTGCCGCTTCCCGGACGGAGCAGGGCTGA
- a CDS encoding redox-sensing transcriptional repressor Rex yields the protein MTSHAQSPEGVTGEAPAKRLPSAVVARLTVYLRALNGFVAEGIERVSSDALAEASGVSSATLRKDLSQLGSYGTRGVGYEVDNLLQHLSAALGLTRDWRVAIVGAGNLGRALARYGGFEVRGFEVVALLDTDPEIIGNEVGWLRVTDAANLEAIFRRTRANMAVLALPGSAAQQACDRVISAGVRSILSFAPTILQVPRGVTLRKVDMATELQILAYHAQRGEAGGQTGENEHGEPAAGTAP from the coding sequence GTGACGTCTCACGCGCAGTCGCCTGAGGGCGTCACGGGTGAGGCGCCCGCGAAACGGTTGCCGAGTGCCGTCGTCGCCCGGCTCACCGTCTATCTCCGCGCGCTCAACGGCTTCGTCGCGGAAGGGATTGAGCGGGTCTCCTCCGATGCTCTCGCCGAGGCATCTGGGGTGAGTTCGGCTACTCTCCGGAAGGACCTCTCCCAGCTCGGCTCCTACGGCACCCGGGGCGTGGGCTACGAAGTGGACAACCTCCTGCAGCACCTCTCGGCCGCGCTGGGACTCACCCGCGATTGGCGAGTCGCGATCGTCGGCGCGGGAAACCTCGGCCGTGCCCTAGCCCGGTATGGCGGCTTCGAGGTGCGAGGCTTCGAGGTCGTCGCGCTGCTGGACACGGACCCGGAGATCATCGGCAACGAGGTGGGCTGGCTCCGCGTCACGGACGCGGCGAACCTCGAGGCCATCTTCCGCCGCACACGGGCGAATATGGCCGTCTTGGCCCTGCCGGGATCAGCCGCGCAGCAGGCCTGCGACCGGGTGATTTCTGCTGGCGTCCGGAGCATCCTCAGCTTCGCGCCGACGATCCTGCAGGTGCCCCGCGGCGTGACCCTCCGCAAGGTGGACATGGCGACCGAGCTGCAGATCCTCGCCTACCACGCGCAGCGCGGCGAGGCGGGCGGCCAGACCGGCGAGAACGAGCACGGCGAGCCAGCGGCGGGCACCGCCCCCTAG